A single window of Kitasatospora sp. HUAS MG31 DNA harbors:
- a CDS encoding ABC transporter permease yields MARGVLADPPSRLGPRDLLGEALAGVLQRPARSALTMLGTVLGVGAFVAVLGLTATASGQIGDRFNPTRATTVTVVDDPPGDGLPPGAAPPVGFPEDADTRVARIDGVTAAGVWWRIPSEGLRIAATPTGDGTAGQGLSVYAATPGAVAAMRPTLAAGVSLDAYPQQARLPVVLLSQAAAARLGVSRLDAQPAVFVDGLPYTVIGIYRDVERLPDTLLGVVIPTSTALDRFGNPGPGEERAAHLLVATRIGAARTVAAQLAPALRPDAVNRLTVTEPPDPHALQDRVASDLTGLFLALAAICLAVGAVGIANTTLVAVLERTEEIGLRRALGARTRHIAAQFLTESTALGTLGGLIGTALGTLVVVTVAAARDWTAVLPPLATLPAPLIGSVVGLLAGLYPAVRAARTDPLRALRSG; encoded by the coding sequence ATGGCCCGCGGCGTCCTCGCCGACCCGCCCTCCCGCCTCGGTCCGCGCGACCTGCTCGGCGAGGCCCTGGCGGGCGTGCTGCAACGCCCGGCCCGGTCGGCGCTGACCATGCTCGGCACGGTGCTCGGCGTCGGCGCCTTCGTCGCCGTCCTCGGGCTCACCGCGACCGCCTCCGGGCAGATCGGCGACCGGTTCAACCCGACCCGGGCGACCACCGTCACGGTGGTCGACGACCCGCCCGGGGACGGCCTCCCGCCGGGCGCCGCCCCACCGGTCGGCTTCCCCGAGGACGCCGACACCCGGGTCGCCCGGATCGACGGCGTCACCGCCGCCGGTGTCTGGTGGCGGATCCCGTCCGAGGGCCTGCGGATCGCCGCCACCCCGACCGGGGACGGCACCGCCGGGCAGGGCCTGTCGGTGTACGCGGCGACCCCGGGCGCGGTGGCGGCGATGCGGCCGACCCTGGCCGCCGGGGTGAGCCTGGACGCCTACCCGCAGCAGGCCCGGCTGCCGGTGGTGCTGCTCAGCCAGGCCGCCGCGGCCCGGCTCGGGGTGTCCCGGCTGGACGCCCAGCCGGCGGTCTTCGTCGACGGCCTGCCCTACACCGTGATCGGGATCTACCGGGATGTGGAACGGCTGCCGGACACCCTGCTGGGCGTGGTCATCCCCACCAGCACCGCCCTGGACCGGTTCGGCAACCCCGGGCCCGGCGAGGAGCGGGCCGCCCACCTGCTGGTCGCCACCCGGATCGGCGCGGCCCGGACGGTCGCCGCCCAGCTGGCCCCCGCCCTGCGGCCGGACGCGGTGAACCGGCTCACCGTCACCGAGCCGCCGGACCCGCACGCCCTGCAGGACCGGGTCGCCTCCGACCTGACCGGCCTCTTCCTCGCCCTGGCCGCGATCTGCCTGGCGGTCGGAGCGGTCGGCATCGCCAACACCACCCTGGTGGCAGTGCTGGAGAGGACCGAGGAGATCGGCCTGCGCCGGGCGCTCGGCGCCCGGACCCGGCACATCGCGGCGCAGTTCCTCACCGAGTCCACCGCCCTCGGCACGCTCGGCGGGCTGATCGGCACCGCGCTCGGCACCCTGGTGGTGGTCACGGTGGCCGCCGCCCGGGACTGGACCGCCGTGCTGCCGCCGCTGGCCACCCTGCCCGCGCCGCTGATCGGCAGCGTGGTGGGTCTGCTGGCGGGCCTCTACCCGGCCGTCCGGGCCGCCCGGACCGACCCGCTGCGGGCGCTGCGCTCCGGCTGA
- a CDS encoding ABC transporter ATP-binding protein, with protein sequence MTPVIRLDGLARSFAGPPPVTALHPCDLTVERGEYLAVTGPSGSGKSTLLHLLGLLDTPTAGGYTLDGIDTARLTDRDRSTLRGRRIGFVFQSFHLIAHRTAEENVLLAQVYNRAPRAERRARARAALRRVGLGHRLDALPTTLSGGERQRVAIARALVNRPSLLLCDEPTGNLDSANAQAVLDDFDSLHAEGYTLVVITHDPAVAARAGRTVRIRDGRLAEAEEA encoded by the coding sequence GTGACCCCGGTCATCCGCCTGGACGGCCTGGCCCGGAGCTTCGCCGGACCGCCCCCGGTCACCGCCCTCCACCCCTGCGACCTGACCGTGGAGCGCGGCGAGTACCTGGCCGTCACCGGCCCCTCCGGCTCCGGCAAGTCCACCCTGCTGCACCTGCTGGGCCTGCTCGACACCCCCACCGCGGGCGGCTACACCCTGGACGGGATCGACACCGCCCGGCTCACTGACCGCGACCGCTCCACCCTGCGCGGCCGGCGGATCGGCTTCGTCTTCCAGTCCTTCCACCTGATCGCCCACCGCACCGCCGAGGAGAACGTGCTGCTCGCCCAGGTGTACAACCGCGCCCCCCGTGCCGAGCGCCGCGCCCGGGCCCGGGCCGCGCTGCGCCGGGTCGGCCTCGGACACCGGCTGGACGCGCTGCCCACCACCCTCTCCGGCGGCGAGCGGCAGCGGGTGGCCATCGCCCGCGCCCTGGTCAACCGGCCCAGCCTGCTGCTCTGCGACGAACCGACCGGCAACCTGGACTCGGCCAACGCCCAGGCCGTGCTGGACGACTTCGACAGCCTGCACGCCGAGGGCTACACCCTGGTGGTGATCACCCACGATCCGGCGGTGGCCGCCCGGGCCGGCCGGACGGTCCGGATCCGGGACGGCCGCCTCGCCGAGGCGGAGGAGGCCTGA
- a CDS encoding maleylpyruvate isomerase family mycothiol-dependent enzyme has protein sequence MTDNQTVQAYTDAWAQSIESVAELIAALPTDSWNRATECPGWSVRDVVSHIIAVESELLGDPRPIHALPRDLRHVTSEYARYIELPVDKRRCHTPVEVVSELEYTVIRRCRALRNAKYGPGDLVRWPAGPLSRDITYLQLLRNRAFDVWVHEQDLRRAVGLPGNLGSPAAQVTRDYLLEGLPRVVARLAGAPAGTTVALDVTGPLEFLRTVRVDANGRGAMEESVHLAPDLQLSMDWETYVRLACGRVRPEAVAGRLRVDGDGELAARVLAHFALTP, from the coding sequence GTGACGGACAACCAGACCGTGCAGGCTTACACCGACGCGTGGGCCCAGTCCATCGAGTCGGTGGCGGAGCTGATCGCCGCCCTCCCGACCGACTCCTGGAACCGCGCCACCGAGTGCCCGGGCTGGTCGGTCCGCGACGTGGTCTCGCACATCATCGCGGTCGAGTCCGAGCTGCTGGGGGACCCGCGCCCGATCCACGCGCTCCCGCGCGACCTGCGGCACGTCACCAGCGAGTACGCCCGGTACATCGAGCTGCCGGTGGACAAGCGGCGCTGCCACACGCCGGTCGAGGTGGTCAGCGAGCTGGAGTACACCGTCATCCGCCGCTGCCGGGCCCTGCGCAACGCCAAGTACGGGCCGGGCGACCTGGTCCGCTGGCCGGCCGGCCCGCTCTCCCGCGACATCACCTACCTCCAGCTGCTGCGCAACCGCGCCTTCGACGTCTGGGTGCACGAGCAGGACCTGCGCCGGGCGGTCGGCCTCCCCGGCAACCTGGGCTCGCCCGCCGCGCAGGTGACCCGTGACTACCTGCTGGAGGGTCTGCCCAGGGTGGTGGCCCGGCTGGCGGGGGCGCCGGCCGGCACCACGGTGGCGCTGGACGTGACCGGGCCGCTGGAGTTCCTGCGCACCGTCCGGGTGGACGCCAACGGCCGGGGCGCGATGGAGGAGTCGGTGCACCTGGCGCCCGACCTCCAGCTGTCCATGGACTGGGAGACCTACGTCCGGCTGGCCTGCGGCCGGGTCCGTCCGGAGGCGGTGGCGGGCCGGCTGCGGGTCGACGGGGACGGCGAGCTGGCGGCGCGGGTGCTCGCCCACTTCGCGCTGACCCCCTGA
- the purD gene encoding phosphoribosylamine--glycine ligase, with translation MKVLVIGGGAREHALCRSLSHDPAVTELHCAPGNAGIARVATVHPVDQLDGAEVTALARRLGADLVVVGPEAPLVAGVADPLRAAGIPVFGPSAEAAQLEGSKAFAKDVMAGAGVPTARSYICTTAEEAAAALDAFGAPYVVKDDGLAAGKGVVVTSDREAALAHAASCERVVIEEYLDGPEVSLFAITDGSTVLPLVPAQDFKRALDGDEGPNTGGMGAYSPLPWAPEGLVAEVLETVLQPTVDELRRRGTPFSGLLYAGLALTSRGTRVIEFNARFGDPETQVVLARLETPLAGVLLAAAEGTLAGLEPLRWSEGAAVTVVLASEGYPAAPRTGDPIEGLDEAEADGTAFVLHAGTRAGEGDEVLTAGGRVLSVTATGADLAEARTKAYAGVAKISFKGAQHRTDIALKVAR, from the coding sequence GTGAAGGTCCTCGTCATCGGCGGCGGCGCCCGCGAACACGCCCTGTGCCGCTCCCTGTCCCATGATCCCGCCGTCACCGAGCTGCACTGCGCCCCGGGCAACGCCGGGATCGCGCGGGTGGCGACGGTCCACCCGGTCGACCAGCTTGACGGTGCCGAGGTCACCGCCCTCGCCCGGCGGCTCGGTGCCGACCTGGTCGTGGTCGGCCCGGAGGCCCCGCTGGTGGCCGGCGTCGCCGACCCGCTGCGCGCGGCCGGCATCCCGGTCTTCGGCCCGTCCGCCGAGGCCGCCCAGCTGGAGGGCTCGAAGGCCTTCGCCAAGGACGTGATGGCCGGCGCCGGCGTGCCGACCGCCCGCTCCTACATCTGCACCACCGCCGAGGAGGCGGCCGCCGCGCTGGACGCCTTCGGCGCACCGTACGTGGTGAAGGACGACGGCCTGGCCGCCGGCAAGGGCGTCGTGGTGACCTCCGACCGCGAGGCCGCCCTGGCCCACGCGGCCTCCTGCGAGCGCGTGGTCATCGAGGAGTACCTGGACGGCCCCGAGGTCTCGCTGTTCGCGATCACCGACGGCAGCACCGTGCTGCCGCTCGTCCCCGCGCAGGACTTCAAGCGCGCCCTGGACGGCGACGAGGGCCCCAACACCGGCGGCATGGGTGCCTACTCCCCGCTGCCCTGGGCCCCCGAGGGCCTGGTCGCGGAGGTCCTGGAGACCGTCCTCCAGCCCACCGTGGACGAGCTGCGCCGTCGCGGCACCCCGTTCTCGGGGCTGCTCTACGCCGGCCTCGCGCTCACCTCCCGCGGCACCCGGGTGATCGAGTTCAACGCCCGGTTCGGCGACCCCGAGACCCAGGTGGTGCTGGCCCGGCTGGAGACCCCGCTGGCGGGCGTGCTGCTGGCCGCCGCCGAGGGCACCCTGGCCGGGCTGGAGCCGCTGCGCTGGAGCGAGGGCGCCGCGGTCACCGTGGTGCTGGCCTCCGAGGGGTACCCGGCCGCGCCGCGCACCGGCGACCCGATCGAGGGCCTGGACGAGGCCGAGGCCGACGGCACCGCCTTCGTGCTGCACGCGGGCACCCGGGCCGGCGAGGGCGACGAGGTGCTGACCGCCGGCGGCCGAGTCCTGTCGGTCACCGCCACCGGGGCCGACCTGGCCGAGGCCCGCACCAAGGCGTACGCCGGCGTCGCGAAGATCTCCTTCAAGGGCGCCCAGCACCGCACCGACATCGCGCTCAAGGTCGCCCGCTGA
- a CDS encoding peptidoglycan-binding protein, whose product MSELAQRHVEDTVAPGGPPAPDQDRALGPSRLARRRRLLLLTTVLAAVAAGGGLAAASLVKSPAERAADTAPPPPTLITAPVTSRVLTRSTVVRGQVYPPTRYDVAPAAASTEITQLYLSEAPVRAGDQVANGQLLAEVSGQPLFVLRGAVPAYRDLKPGSSGGDVTELRAALEELGFDSGSDPEGSYGRGTAAAVTAYYRSLGYRPPTTGPATQQAVDAARRQVDGDQAALDALREQAAAPTPPPTTPGRPGLDRQLADARRKLTESKEALAAAEAVNGPMVPAGEVVFLPGLPATVTAVNGAVGAPVSGALLSLTSGPLAVTGQLSPAQAAGITPGMAVEILSESTGRTIRGTVADLGTPATTPPAGRVVPIGAAAAAPAGAGQGGPGAAPGQGGQAGPNQAGQVPAYVPVRITPAEPLPADFSGQNVRITVLRDAAAAPVLSVPVAAVSTDASGRTSVTRVDPDGQRTTVPVAAGVSAAGFVGVTPADGARLREGDLVAVGR is encoded by the coding sequence GTGAGTGAGCTGGCACAGCGGCACGTCGAGGACACCGTGGCACCGGGCGGGCCGCCGGCCCCCGACCAGGACCGGGCCCTGGGCCCGTCCCGGCTGGCCAGGCGGCGGCGCCTGCTGCTCCTCACGACCGTCCTCGCCGCGGTGGCCGCCGGCGGCGGACTGGCGGCGGCCTCGCTGGTGAAGTCCCCGGCCGAGCGGGCCGCGGACACCGCACCCCCGCCGCCCACCCTGATCACCGCGCCGGTCACCAGCCGGGTGCTCACCCGGTCCACCGTCGTCCGCGGCCAGGTGTACCCGCCGACCCGGTACGACGTCGCCCCCGCCGCCGCGTCCACCGAGATCACCCAGCTCTACCTCTCCGAGGCGCCGGTCAGGGCCGGGGACCAGGTGGCCAACGGGCAGCTGCTCGCCGAGGTCTCCGGCCAGCCGCTGTTCGTCCTGCGCGGCGCCGTCCCCGCGTACCGGGACCTCAAACCCGGCAGCAGCGGCGGGGACGTCACCGAACTGCGCGCCGCCCTGGAGGAGCTGGGGTTCGACTCGGGCAGCGACCCGGAGGGCTCCTACGGGCGCGGCACGGCCGCGGCGGTGACCGCGTACTACCGCAGCCTCGGCTACCGGCCCCCGACCACCGGGCCGGCCACCCAGCAGGCGGTGGACGCCGCCCGCCGCCAGGTGGACGGCGACCAGGCCGCGCTGGACGCCCTCCGCGAGCAGGCGGCCGCGCCCACACCCCCGCCGACCACCCCGGGACGTCCCGGTCTCGACCGCCAACTCGCCGACGCCAGAAGGAAGCTGACCGAGTCCAAGGAGGCGCTGGCGGCCGCCGAGGCGGTGAACGGACCGATGGTGCCGGCCGGCGAGGTGGTCTTCCTGCCCGGCCTGCCGGCCACCGTCACGGCGGTGAACGGCGCGGTCGGCGCACCCGTCTCCGGGGCGCTCCTCTCGCTCACCAGCGGCCCGCTCGCGGTGACCGGCCAGCTCAGCCCCGCCCAGGCCGCCGGGATCACCCCCGGGATGGCGGTGGAGATCCTCTCCGAGTCGACCGGGCGGACGATCCGCGGCACGGTGGCCGACCTCGGCACCCCCGCCACCACCCCGCCGGCCGGCCGGGTGGTGCCGATCGGCGCGGCCGCCGCCGCACCGGCCGGAGCGGGCCAGGGCGGACCGGGCGCGGCCCCGGGCCAGGGCGGCCAGGCCGGACCCAACCAGGCCGGCCAGGTGCCCGCGTACGTGCCGGTGCGGATCACCCCGGCCGAACCGCTGCCGGCCGACTTCAGCGGCCAGAACGTCCGGATCACCGTGCTGCGCGACGCGGCCGCCGCGCCGGTGCTCAGCGTCCCGGTCGCGGCGGTCTCCACCGACGCGTCCGGGCGGACCAGCGTGACCCGGGTGGACCCGGACGGGCAGCGCACCACCGTGCCGGTCGCCGCCGGGGTGAGCGCCGCCGGGTTCGTCGGCGTGACCCCGGCCGACGGCGCCCGGCTGCGCGAGGGCGACCTGGTGGCGGTGGGCCGGTGA
- a CDS encoding GntR family transcriptional regulator — protein MGEYGGGRSAIRRNSLREQIAEALREEMMAGRLPAGRNFTVKEIADLYGVSATPAREALVDLAAQGLLRTEHHRGFTVPEFTWDDFLEISEARTLLTDNAIRRLHARIAHYDWARLPSLRRRAVAASRASRAGQLDVLVGCDLRFWQEAAALLGNERIAGYLGWLRVQSWMFAAPHLRTAGDLRGVCWDRHGELVDRIEARDPAGAHQVVNDYNLFTVELMARITGNPLETVEIMPLLRETANPAPAVPPTAGPAEAVPPTAPVTARASRSEDPAGPGGEPDAGSVADAGLGRVPLPRFVPPGRFGRPLRPVAPLRPEGGQPGAGR, from the coding sequence GTGGGGGAGTACGGTGGCGGCCGTTCCGCGATCAGGCGCAACAGCCTCCGGGAGCAGATCGCCGAGGCGCTCCGCGAGGAGATGATGGCCGGCCGGCTCCCCGCCGGACGGAACTTCACCGTCAAGGAGATCGCCGATCTCTACGGGGTCTCGGCCACCCCGGCCCGTGAGGCCCTGGTCGACCTCGCCGCCCAGGGACTGCTCCGCACCGAGCACCACCGCGGCTTCACCGTGCCCGAGTTCACCTGGGACGACTTCCTGGAGATCTCCGAGGCGCGGACGCTGCTGACCGACAACGCGATCCGCCGGCTGCACGCCAGGATCGCCCACTACGACTGGGCCCGGCTGCCCTCGCTGCGCCGCCGGGCCGTCGCCGCGTCCCGCGCCTCCCGGGCCGGACAGCTGGACGTGCTGGTCGGCTGCGACCTGAGGTTCTGGCAGGAGGCCGCGGCGCTGCTGGGCAACGAGCGGATCGCCGGCTACCTGGGCTGGCTCAGGGTGCAGTCCTGGATGTTCGCCGCCCCGCACCTGCGGACCGCGGGCGACCTGCGCGGGGTCTGCTGGGACCGGCACGGCGAGCTGGTCGACCGGATCGAGGCCCGGGACCCGGCCGGCGCCCACCAGGTGGTCAACGACTACAACCTGTTCACGGTCGAACTGATGGCCAGGATCACCGGGAACCCGCTGGAGACGGTCGAGATCATGCCGCTGCTGCGGGAGACCGCGAACCCGGCACCGGCGGTCCCGCCGACCGCGGGCCCCGCGGAGGCCGTCCCGCCGACCGCTCCAGTGACCGCGCGGGCGAGCCGGTCCGAGGACCCGGCCGGGCCGGGGGGCGAGCCCGACGCCGGGAGCGTGGCCGACGCCGGCCTCGGCCGGGTGCCGTTGCCGAGGTTCGTCCCGCCGGGACGGTTCGGGCGCCCGTTGCGGCCGGTGGCACCCCTTCGGCCGGAGGGCGGGCAGCCCGGCGCGGGCCGGTAG
- a CDS encoding carbon-nitrogen family hydrolase, whose amino-acid sequence MRASLIQLAVSEAEPADERRARAAALVRAQRGADLVVLPELWALGGFAYEAWSEGAEPLDGPTADTMAEAARAAGVWLHAGSIVERDPDGPIYNTSLLFAPDGELVRTYRKIHRFGFDSGEAVVMGAGQEIATAATDLGVIGLATCYDLRFPELFRALLDAGAELLVVPAAWPERRREHWSLLARARAVEEQAYVLACNTAGTHGGVEQAGHSVVVDPWGRVLAEAGAGEEVLTVEFDPAEVAKARSEFPVHRDRLLGIPAPVRR is encoded by the coding sequence GTGCGCGCTTCATTGATCCAACTCGCGGTCTCCGAGGCCGAACCCGCCGACGAGCGACGGGCCCGGGCGGCGGCGCTGGTCCGTGCCCAGCGGGGTGCCGACCTGGTGGTCCTCCCCGAGCTGTGGGCGCTCGGCGGCTTCGCCTACGAGGCCTGGTCCGAGGGCGCCGAGCCGCTGGACGGACCGACCGCGGACACCATGGCGGAGGCCGCCCGGGCGGCCGGCGTCTGGCTGCACGCCGGTTCGATCGTCGAACGCGACCCGGACGGCCCGATCTACAACACCTCGCTGCTCTTCGCCCCGGACGGCGAGCTGGTCCGTACGTACCGCAAGATCCACCGCTTCGGGTTCGACAGCGGCGAGGCCGTGGTGATGGGCGCCGGGCAGGAGATCGCCACCGCCGCCACCGACCTCGGCGTGATCGGCCTGGCCACCTGCTACGACCTGCGCTTCCCCGAGCTCTTCCGGGCCCTGCTGGACGCCGGGGCCGAGCTGCTGGTCGTCCCCGCGGCCTGGCCCGAACGCCGCCGCGAGCACTGGAGCCTGCTGGCCCGGGCCCGCGCGGTGGAGGAGCAGGCGTACGTGCTGGCCTGCAACACCGCCGGCACCCACGGCGGCGTCGAGCAGGCCGGGCACAGCGTGGTGGTCGACCCCTGGGGCCGGGTGCTGGCCGAGGCCGGCGCCGGGGAGGAGGTCCTCACGGTGGAGTTCGATCCGGCCGAGGTGGCCAAGGCCCGGTCCGAGTTCCCGGTCCACCGCGACCGGCTGCTCGGCATCCCCGCCCCGGTCCGGCGCTGA
- a CDS encoding MFS transporter, with protein sequence MTVDPASAARPVPVPGPRPQLGPVPPGGRAAWTAWAIGCTVYVLAVVHRTSLGVAGLDAAERFGIGASALSTFSILQVLVYAAMQIPVGLLVDRFGPRRVLLLGVLLMSLGQLAFALGTSFGPALASRAVLGCGDAMTFISVLRVAARWFPPARNPLLAQLTGLAGMGGNLVTTVVLAEALHREGWTFTFGTIALAGTGVFALVALLREGPAPEGPGRGPQPGRRLSVRRQIRDAWSEPGTRLGMWVHFTTAFPAAAFGLLWGLPYLVEAQGLSRGAAGGLLTLLVASNMVFALVFGRLVSRSAALRMPIALTVLGATAGCWAVVLAWPAGRPPLGLLVVLLVVMGTNGPASLIGLDYARAYNPSERLGTASGIANMGGFIGSTITLLGIGILLDLLSGGAAHSAAAYRWAFCWQFVPLAVGTAMILRLRRRIS encoded by the coding sequence ATGACCGTGGACCCCGCCAGCGCCGCCCGCCCCGTCCCCGTACCCGGTCCGCGGCCGCAGCTCGGTCCGGTGCCGCCGGGCGGCCGTGCCGCGTGGACCGCCTGGGCGATCGGCTGCACCGTGTACGTCCTGGCCGTGGTGCACCGCACCAGCCTCGGCGTGGCCGGGCTGGACGCCGCCGAGCGGTTCGGGATCGGGGCCTCCGCGCTCTCCACCTTCTCCATCCTCCAGGTGCTGGTCTACGCGGCGATGCAGATCCCGGTCGGGCTGCTGGTGGACCGGTTCGGGCCGCGCCGGGTGCTGCTGCTCGGCGTGCTGCTGATGAGCCTCGGGCAGCTGGCCTTCGCCCTCGGCACCTCCTTCGGCCCGGCCCTGGCCTCCCGGGCGGTGCTCGGCTGCGGGGACGCGATGACCTTCATCAGCGTGCTCAGGGTGGCCGCCCGCTGGTTCCCGCCGGCCCGGAACCCGCTGCTGGCCCAGCTCACCGGACTGGCCGGGATGGGCGGCAACCTGGTCACCACCGTGGTGCTGGCCGAGGCCCTGCACCGGGAGGGCTGGACCTTCACCTTCGGCACCATCGCGCTGGCCGGGACCGGAGTGTTCGCGCTGGTGGCGCTGCTCCGCGAGGGCCCGGCCCCGGAAGGCCCGGGCCGGGGCCCGCAGCCGGGGCGGCGGCTGTCCGTCCGGCGGCAGATCCGGGACGCCTGGAGCGAGCCCGGCACCCGGCTCGGCATGTGGGTGCACTTCACCACCGCCTTCCCGGCCGCCGCCTTCGGCCTGCTCTGGGGCCTGCCGTACCTGGTGGAGGCCCAGGGCCTGTCCCGCGGCGCGGCGGGCGGGCTGCTGACCCTGCTGGTGGCCAGCAACATGGTCTTCGCGCTGGTCTTCGGACGGCTGGTCTCCCGCTCCGCGGCCCTGCGGATGCCGATCGCGCTGACCGTGCTGGGCGCCACGGCCGGCTGCTGGGCCGTGGTGCTGGCCTGGCCCGCCGGACGCCCGCCGCTCGGGCTGCTGGTGGTCCTGCTGGTGGTGATGGGCACCAACGGGCCCGCCTCGCTGATCGGCCTGGACTACGCCCGCGCGTACAACCCGTCCGAGCGGCTGGGCACCGCCTCCGGCATCGCCAACATGGGCGGCTTCATCGGCTCGACGATCACCCTGCTCGGCATCGGGATCCTGCTCGACCTGCTGTCGGGCGGAGCGGCGCACTCGGCCGCGGCCTACCGCTGGGCGTTCTGCTGGCAGTTCGTCCCGCTGGCGGTGGGAACGGCGATGATCCTCCGGCTGCGCCGGAGGATCAGCTGA
- a CDS encoding M64 family metallopeptidase, with translation MPSGKPGRFVPSATALVLLSAAALPAALELAGPAPSSVIGPPAEPLVDRAAPPGAAAPADLRAPGTAPTVDLKLSGDPANRITLVLLGDGYTDSQQGLYREQADRAWRALMEIEPFRTYQGFFNIRRVDVVSTVPGIAETEPDAGSGAPSTPLGMHFWCEGTARLLCADEDATARLAGAGDGPQYLIALANSTEYGGAGGTGVTTLAGGSPDAGRIIQHEIGHTIGDLGDEYDSAPEDSDYPNLAEVDAEEMRRTRVKWWRWLDAPSPDGGSPIGAYRSTNGLYRPTEDSVMRTLGGVYNLPSREAILEQIYRRVKPMDTPSPPPGEVPGRPKLQVNPLRLTGQRQLQVDWTVDGRPVEPTSPDRTWLDTALLAIEPGRRVTVTATVRDTTDWLRDEEFRDRYMTRTVSWTVAG, from the coding sequence ATGCCGTCTGGCAAGCCCGGTCGTTTCGTACCGAGCGCGACAGCGCTGGTCCTGCTCTCAGCCGCCGCTCTGCCGGCCGCCCTGGAGCTGGCCGGCCCCGCGCCCTCCAGCGTCATAGGCCCGCCGGCGGAGCCCCTGGTCGACCGGGCCGCCCCGCCGGGCGCCGCCGCCCCGGCCGACCTGCGGGCCCCCGGCACCGCCCCGACCGTCGACCTCAAGCTCTCCGGGGACCCGGCCAACCGGATCACCCTGGTGCTGCTGGGCGACGGCTACACCGACAGTCAGCAGGGCCTGTACCGCGAGCAGGCGGACCGGGCCTGGCGGGCCCTGATGGAGATCGAGCCGTTCCGCACCTACCAGGGCTTCTTCAACATACGGCGGGTCGACGTGGTGTCCACCGTCCCCGGGATCGCCGAGACCGAGCCCGACGCCGGCTCCGGGGCGCCGTCCACCCCGCTGGGCATGCACTTCTGGTGCGAGGGCACCGCCCGGCTGCTCTGCGCGGACGAGGACGCCACGGCCCGGCTGGCCGGCGCGGGCGACGGCCCGCAGTACCTGATAGCCCTGGCCAACTCCACCGAGTACGGCGGCGCCGGCGGCACCGGGGTGACCACCCTGGCGGGCGGCAGCCCGGACGCCGGGCGGATCATCCAGCACGAGATCGGGCACACCATCGGCGACCTCGGCGACGAGTACGACAGTGCCCCCGAGGACTCCGACTACCCCAACCTCGCCGAGGTGGACGCGGAGGAGATGCGCCGGACCCGGGTGAAGTGGTGGCGCTGGCTCGACGCCCCCTCGCCCGACGGCGGCAGCCCGATCGGCGCCTACCGGAGCACCAACGGGCTGTACCGCCCGACCGAGGACTCCGTGATGCGCACCCTCGGCGGCGTCTACAACCTCCCCTCCCGAGAGGCGATCCTGGAGCAGATCTACCGCCGGGTGAAGCCGATGGACACCCCCTCCCCGCCGCCCGGCGAGGTCCCCGGACGTCCCAAGCTCCAGGTCAACCCGCTGCGGCTGACCGGGCAGCGGCAGCTCCAGGTGGACTGGACGGTGGACGGCCGGCCGGTCGAACCCACCTCGCCGGACCGCACCTGGCTGGACACCGCGCTGCTCGCGATCGAGCCGGGCCGGCGGGTCACCGTGACGGCGACCGTCCGGGACACCACCGACTGGCTGCGCGACGAGGAGTTCCGCGACCGGTACATGACCCGGACGGTGAGCTGGACGGTCGCCGGCTGA
- a CDS encoding SLATT domain-containing protein: MSQPEMQPEESPWGKDVGDDDQPPLPATGRTPTRHRTDLSARQFPLGDWGEPAERLEELYRWSEERAVEAIDWYRRDRVWKRRWARLLRFGAASFAVAGATVPLVSLAGVPQLAATWGYVGLALSGACLAADRVFGLTSGWMRDVSTSQALQRRLEAFQFDWASECVREVLGPTEGTAGEAAERCLGVLRRFCEDVSDLVRCETSEWMLEFRAGMSQLPTQAPGPWGSRTEGAGAQVRVLPAPGTRPTMPRQRPPEGPLR, encoded by the coding sequence GTGAGTCAGCCGGAAATGCAGCCCGAGGAGAGCCCCTGGGGCAAGGACGTCGGCGACGATGACCAGCCGCCCCTGCCCGCCACCGGGCGGACGCCCACCCGCCACCGCACCGATCTGAGTGCACGTCAGTTCCCGCTCGGGGACTGGGGGGAGCCGGCCGAGCGGCTGGAGGAGCTCTACCGCTGGTCCGAGGAGCGTGCGGTCGAGGCGATCGACTGGTACCGCCGGGACCGGGTGTGGAAGCGCCGCTGGGCGCGGCTGCTGCGGTTCGGCGCGGCCTCGTTCGCGGTCGCCGGGGCCACCGTGCCGCTGGTCTCGCTGGCCGGGGTTCCGCAGTTGGCCGCCACCTGGGGGTACGTGGGCCTGGCGCTGTCCGGCGCCTGCCTGGCGGCGGACCGGGTGTTCGGGCTGACCTCCGGCTGGATGCGGGACGTCTCCACCTCGCAGGCACTCCAACGGCGCCTGGAGGCCTTCCAGTTCGACTGGGCGTCGGAGTGCGTGCGGGAGGTGCTCGGCCCGACCGAGGGCACCGCGGGCGAGGCGGCGGAGCGCTGCCTCGGTGTGCTGCGGCGGTTCTGCGAGGACGTGTCGGACCTGGTCCGCTGCGAGACCTCGGAGTGGATGCTGGAGTTCCGGGCCGGGATGAGCCAGCTGCCGACCCAGGCACCGGGCCCCTGGGGCAGCCGGACCGAGGGCGCCGGCGCCCAGGTGCGCGTCCTCCCGGCGCCCGGCACCCGGCCCACCATGCCCCGCCAGCGCCCGCCGGAGGGCCCGCTGCGGTAG